The sequence below is a genomic window from Polaribacter vadi.
AAGATCATGATTTTGATGAGATTAATTATTTTAATTTTGATGGCAAAAAAGTAAGTTGGAACAGAAAAGATGGTGGAGCAGTTGGTAGATTTTCAACAGAAGGTTTGGACGATGTTTTTGAGGTTTTTTCGGATCATTTAGGGAATTCTAAAAATGCAGATTATTTAAAAAATCTTTTTTCTCAAGGATATTTAAAACACAATAATTTAGCAGATGCCACACGTTTTATTGCCAACGAATTGTTTAAAGAATATGGTTTGGTAATTGTTGATGGTGATGATAAAAATTTAAAACAATTATTTACCCCTTTTGTAAAAGACGAATTAGAAAACGAAACTTCTTTTGCAGTAGTATCAAAAACAATTGCAGAACTTGAAAAAAACTATCCAATTCAAGTAAATCCAAGAGAAATTAATTTGTTTTATTTGGGTGATGACTTTAGAGAACGCATTGTTTTTGAAGATAATTTATATAAAGTAAACAATACAGCAATTACGTTTACAAAAGCGAAAATTTTAAAAGAAGTAGATAAAAATCCGCTAGCTTTTTCTCCAAACGTTATTATGAGACCTTTGTTTCAAGAAGTTATTTTACCAAACCTTTGTTATATTGGAGGAGGAGGAGAAATGGCTTATTGGTTGGAGTTAAAAGATTATTTTGAACATGTAAAAGTTCCTTTTCCTATTTTATTATTAAGAAATTCTGTGCAAATAATTTCAGAAAAACAAGCTGGGAAATTAGAAAAACTAACTATTTCTAATGAAGAAATTTTCTTAAATCAGTTTGAATTATTATCACAAAAAGTAATTGCAAATTCTGATTTGGAAATTAGTTTTAAAGATAAAAAGCAATTTTTACAACAACAATTTGCGGAGTTAAAAGAAGTTGCTAAAAAAACAGATGTTACTTTCATCAATGCTGTAAACGCACAAGAAAGAAAACAAATAAAAGGTTTAGAGAATCTTGAAAAACGTTTGTTAAAAGCTGAAAAGAAAAGGCAAAAAGATTTAGTAGATAGAATTACAATCATTCAAAATGAACTGTTGCCAAATGAATCTCTAGAAGAGCGTCAACGAAATTTCTCTGAGTTTTATTTAGCATATGGAAATAGTTTTATCATCAATTTAAAAGAAGCTTTAAAACCATTGGAGTTGGAATTTACTATTTTGGAATTGTAGATTTTAAATTTTTAGAAATGTCTCCTCAAGCACAGTCGAGAGCTCATTTTATAATTTTCGACTGCGCTTAAACTCACACAACTTATAATGAAAGAAAAAGGACTTCACCCAAAAAATAAGTTTGATAAAGGATACAATTTTGATGAATTAATTAAAGTAAATCCGAAGTTAAAGCCATTTGTTGCAACGAATAAATACGATTCAGTTACAATTGACTTTTCGAATCCTGAAGCCGTAAAAGAACTCAATAAAGCATTGTTGTTTACTTATGATGCAATTTCGGTTTGGGATTTTCCTGACGCTAATTTATGTCCTCCAATTCCTGGAAGGTTAGATTATATTCATCATTTAAATGATTTAATTTCATCCGAAGAAAATATAAAAATTTTGGATATTGGTACAGGAGCAACGTGTATTTATCCACTTTTAGGAGTTGCAGAATACCATTGGGATTTTGTGGCAACAGACATCGATTTAGATTCTTTAGATACTGCTCAAGATATAATTTACGATAATAAACTGGAGTCTAAAATAGAATTACGACAACAATTAGATGAACAACAAATTTTAAAAGGAATTTTAAAGGATGAAGATTCATTTTCGGCGACTATTTGCAATCCGCCTTTTTACAAATCTGCTGAAGAAGCGCAAGGAGCAAACAAACGTAAAAACAGAAATTTAGGAAATAATGCTGTGAGAAATTTCTCTGGAAACAACAACGAACTTTGGTATGTTGGAGGAGAGAAGGCTTTTTTACACAATTATTTGTACGAAAGTTCTTTATTTAAAGAAAAAAGTAACTGGTTTACAAGCTTAGTTTCTAAAAAGGAAAACGTAGAAAGTTTAGAGAAATCGTCTAAAAAATTAGGTGTAAAGGAGTTTAAAGTTATTCCAATGAGTCAAGGAAACAAAGTTACTAGAATTGTTTGTTGGAGATTTTAGTTAGCAGTTTTATGTGTTCAGATATTAGCTTTCATTTGACTGAATTATGAGCTTAAAAACTGTAGAATTTGTGTTTTTTTCTTAATTAAAAACAACATCGTTTATTTTATACTTTTTGCAGATAAAATGCAAGATAGTATAAACCAACATGTGCACAAAAACCAAGCAAATAAAAGCATATAAAGGAACACCAAAAATTTGATAAGGCCAATAATAAGTCCAAACGCCTAAATAAATAGTAACTATTTCACCAAAAGCTGGTAGAATAAGTGCTAAAATAATGGCTAAAATAATTTTATTTTTTTGTGATTGATGTTGTAAAAGAGGAATCAATTTTCCTTCTAATTTATACAAATAATGGAAAGCCAGCATCCAAGCAAAAGGAACCCAGAAAGGAATAGCTCTGTTTACTTGATGATATTCCCAATAACCGTTTGCAACTCCCCAAGTTTCACCAACAATGCCACCAAAACCAGTTAAAAGCATACCCACTATCAGAAGATAATTTTTATTAGTTTTAGGTTTTAGAATGTCTTTATAAATATTATGAATTATTTTTAGGATTAAAATTCCTGCAATTATAGCATCATATTTTTTTAAAACGCCTATTAAAACTCCAGCAATAATCAATTTTATAACTGCTTTTGTAATTTCTGTAAAGAATTTTTTCTTGTTGAGAATCAATTTTTATGGTTTCTTTTTGGCAAAAATAAGACTCTGAAATTTGTTATCCATTTTATTTTTTAAAAAAACTAAATCAGTTAAAGATTATTTTATATGGTTTCATCAAAATCATTTTTGAAACTTAAATTTGTTTAGAAGATTTAAAGCTATGAATAAGAAACTATACATTAAAATTGCACTTATACTATTAACAATTATAATTCTTTACAAAGTTGCAGATATTTACGGAACACGTAAAATTGACGCATTTTTAAAATCTAAAGACATTGCTTACAAAGATGTTTCCGTAAATTTTCTTTTAGGTAATTTATCTTTAAAAGATGTAAAATATCAAAAAGATAGTTTGCATTTTAAAGCAGATAAAATTGCTTTAGATGGATTTTCATACATTAATTATCTCCAAAATGAGGAATTTATATTTTCTGATTTAGAAACTGATGATTTAAAAATATCTGGAAATTTTTTACATCAATCTAAAAAAATAGATACAATTAAAAATGAAGAAAATACGAAGGCTAAAAAATTACCAAAAATTAAAATACAGGAAATCGATTTAAATGATATCGAAATTGATGTTTTAAAAAGTGATAAATTTCCTTTAACTGTAAAAAATATCGCTATTGAAATTGATGATTTTGAGTTAGATACTATTTTAAAGAATTCAATTCCTTTTAAATACTCAGATATTAAAACTTCTATAGTTGGTTTTGAATCTCAATTTTCTGAAGTTCAGAAAGTAAAGTTTAAAAAACTAAATTTTGAAACTGATCAAATAATGGTAGATAGTTTAGAAATTGTTCCTCTAAAATCAAAAGATGAATATATTTATCATCTTAAACAAAAAACAGAAGAAGAATTATTAACATTAGTTGCTAAAGAAATTAAGGTTGATAACATTCAACTTACTCAAAAAGACAGCATGAGTTTTTCTATAGATAACATTTTATTTGATGATGTTTTCTTTAATTTATATTTGGATGCTACTCATTTACAGGAAAGAACCAGAATTAAAAGTTTATACAGTAAAAGTTTAAGGGAGTTACCTTTTAATATTGATGTAAAAAAAATTGATATTATAAACTCAGAGATTGTTTATGAAGAATATACTAAAAAAGGTAATGATGCTGGTATTTTGGTATTTGATGATTTGAAAGCCCAAATTCAAAATATTAATAATAACGAAAGTAAAGTAGAAAAATTAACAACGGTTAATATTCAATCTAAATTTATGGAAACGTCTCCTTTAGATATTACTTGGACGTTTGATATCAATAATAAAAACGATGATTTTAGAATATTTGGAAGTTTAATGAATGTGAGTTCTAAAAATATGAGTGCGTTTATTAAACCTACTACAAATGTAAAAATTGAAGGGCAAATTCATAAAATGTATTTTGATTTTGAAGGAAATAATAATGTTTCTAATGGAAAAATGGAAATGGATTTCAAAAATTTTGATATTCAAGTTTTAGATGATGAAAAAAAGAAGAAAACAATTATAAGTTGGGTGGTTAATCTATTTGTTAAAGATTCTTCAAAAAATGGAATGGTAAAAGTAGATGTTAAAGAAATAGAGAGAAACAAAGCAAAATCTTTTTGGAATTATTTATGGATAAGTATTGAAAAAGGTTTGCAAAAATCGCTTTTATAGTTTTTAAAGAAAAAAAGAAAGCCGAAGTTTTAAACTTCGGCTTTCTTTTTTTATGAATTATTGATTCTTATAAATTAGGAATCACTAATTCTTGACCTGGATGAATTACATCTGGATTTTTTAAAATATTTCCATTTGCTTTAAAAATAGCGGTATATTTTGAAGGATTTCCATAATATTGTTTTGCTATTTTTCCTAAAGTTTCTCCTTTTTCTACTGTATGATATGCAAAAACTGAAGTATCTTCTACTTTAATGTCTGCAACTAAATCAGTTGGGTTTTCACCACCAACTCTTTTTATTTCATCCCAAAGAAGGTTTTTTTCATATTGAGTTTTGGCAGTTCCATTAATTTTTAATTTACCACCTTCTTCTTTTACATCACCATTTTGGATGTTTAACTTTTCTCCTAAATCTAATACACTTTGATATTTTGCTTTCATATTTATTTTGATTTTACTATTTGTTATCTTACTGTTCTTTCTTCGTCAATATAATACCCCTGTTTTGTTAAATCTCCATCAACTGCTCCAGCTAATTTAGCTTTTCTTCTTTCTAAATAAATTTCCTCATAATCTTGCGTGTAATGAGGTGATGTAACTACGTTTAAATCGAATTTAACAGTGGTAAATACGTCTTTTTCTGTGTTAGCAAGAATGGTTACAAAAAACTCTACATAACCAATATTTTTTGCACTATCATAATCTAAAACTATAAAGCCAAAATCGTCTTTACCAATAGAACCAGTTGGAAAATCTAACTCTATACAACCACAAGAAGCTTGTACATCGTAAATAATTAAAGGCTCATTACCTCTGTTATATATTTTAAATTCGGCTGTTAGTTCTGAGCCACGTAAAATAGGATAATAGTGTCTTTCAGGATCAATAATCTCCATTTTTGTTTTTCTTGCACTTTCTAAATCTGGCTTTCTAAAGCAAGAAGTTGTGATCAAAACCAAGGAGAATAATATTAAAATTTTTTTCATTTTTGTAAATTTAATTTTTTATTAATTAAATATAATTTCATCACAAGCTAAAGCGTTTTTACCAGCAATTATAGGTTTTATAACTTTAATTATAAATGAATCAGAAAGTTGTTTATTATCGAATTCCGAGGGTAAATCTATAGAAACTTCTTTAGTATCTAATATTGTTGTATCTGTTTTTAGTTTTATTCTCTTAATTATTTTAAAATCTGCATCCAATATTTCTATAGAACTTGGATAATAAATTTTGTGTTTAATATCTTGTAAAAAGGAAAACGTAATTTTTTTAGATTTAGAAATATCTTCTTTTTTAATTTTTAAAACTAAATTATCAATAGAACTAATATGCCAGTTTGTGTTGTAATCTTTAAGGCCAAAAGCACCATCATTTAAAATTTTGGTATTTTGGTAATCTTCATCTAATTTAGAGATTACCTCAAAATCCTTTTTGTAAAAATAATGTTTTCTTTTGTGATATTTAAAAATAGTTTTTCGCCAGCTATTGATATAGTCATCAATTTTATAGTTTCTTTCATTGTAGGTTTTAAGAGTAGCAGCTTTGCTGTAAGCAGATAGATGATCTAATAACACAGCAGCTTCATTTTTTACGATAATTTCGTTATCCTCATTTAAGGTTCCAAAACCATAAGAACCAAAACCATAATCTCGCATAATTTCTAATTTTAGAAATGTAAGACCTGTAGCTATTTTTAAATAATCTTTGTCAAATTTATTTTGTTGCGTATGTGTATCAAATTCATTATAAAATTCAAAAAATACTTTTGGATCTAAATATTTTTTTACTGTTTTATTGATGCCACTATAAATGCTTAATTCTTTTTTATTGGTATAAAATGAATTTTCTATAAATGTGTAATAATTAGTTAATACATCTGCTAGTTTTGTTGAAAATCGTGTATGGAAATAGTCATTTATTTCTTGATCTACATTGATGTTAGGGTTCCATAAAAGTTTTGCAAATAACGTTGCTTTTAACTCTTGAAAAGTGCTATAATCATATTCACTTCCATGTAAAAAAACGCCATTTACACCTAATTTATTGTAAAGTTTTAAGTTTTGTTGCGTAACTTTAATAATTGGATAAATATCAAAATAGTTATCAAAATTCACAGTATAATCCCAAATATAAACGTTGTTTACATATTTGCGCCATTTTACAATATCT
It includes:
- the bshC gene encoding bacillithiol biosynthesis cysteine-adding enzyme BshC — translated: MKITQITFKKTGFFSKTMIDYLEKNEHITSFYHNFPDINGFHNQIEEKKNSFRLQSRLVLVDALKNQYKSFDTSTKTDQNIDLLKQQNTFTVTTGHQLNLFTGPLYFLYKIISTINLAEELSEKFPEENFVPIYWMATEDHDFDEINYFNFDGKKVSWNRKDGGAVGRFSTEGLDDVFEVFSDHLGNSKNADYLKNLFSQGYLKHNNLADATRFIANELFKEYGLVIVDGDDKNLKQLFTPFVKDELENETSFAVVSKTIAELEKNYPIQVNPREINLFYLGDDFRERIVFEDNLYKVNNTAITFTKAKILKEVDKNPLAFSPNVIMRPLFQEVILPNLCYIGGGGEMAYWLELKDYFEHVKVPFPILLLRNSVQIISEKQAGKLEKLTISNEEIFLNQFELLSQKVIANSDLEISFKDKKQFLQQQFAELKEVAKKTDVTFINAVNAQERKQIKGLENLEKRLLKAEKKRQKDLVDRITIIQNELLPNESLEERQRNFSEFYLAYGNSFIINLKEALKPLELEFTILEL
- the rlmF gene encoding 23S rRNA (adenine(1618)-N(6))-methyltransferase RlmF, with the translated sequence MKEKGLHPKNKFDKGYNFDELIKVNPKLKPFVATNKYDSVTIDFSNPEAVKELNKALLFTYDAISVWDFPDANLCPPIPGRLDYIHHLNDLISSEENIKILDIGTGATCIYPLLGVAEYHWDFVATDIDLDSLDTAQDIIYDNKLESKIELRQQLDEQQILKGILKDEDSFSATICNPPFYKSAEEAQGANKRKNRNLGNNAVRNFSGNNNELWYVGGEKAFLHNYLYESSLFKEKSNWFTSLVSKKENVESLEKSSKKLGVKEFKVIPMSQGNKVTRIVCWRF
- a CDS encoding LysM peptidoglycan-binding domain-containing protein, whose product is MKAKYQSVLDLGEKLNIQNGDVKEEGGKLKINGTAKTQYEKNLLWDEIKRVGGENPTDLVADIKVEDTSVFAYHTVEKGETLGKIAKQYYGNPSKYTAIFKANGNILKNPDVIHPGQELVIPNL
- a CDS encoding DUF1573 domain-containing protein, with the translated sequence MKKILILFSLVLITTSCFRKPDLESARKTKMEIIDPERHYYPILRGSELTAEFKIYNRGNEPLIIYDVQASCGCIELDFPTGSIGKDDFGFIVLDYDSAKNIGYVEFFVTILANTEKDVFTTVKFDLNVVTSPHYTQDYEEIYLERRKAKLAGAVDGDLTKQGYYIDEERTVR
- a CDS encoding DUF4838 domain-containing protein — protein: MFSKKNKIAPKISIPLSADILVTNAANKFNSNFKIVTGETLHIERSNSLNKNYNYILLRVNPTQKEDFCIYKKDQNITIQGTTSQNLEYAIEDFFKRYTNLNFEAIKGNIEEYSIADTIEIPEQFSECSSPIFEYREPYYSSNFDSNFRAWNKTNFLELEWGIWGHNLNKVVKDIDVPESIYAKVGNKRVKDQYCFTSDSLFKHVNEKVKLTYNSDHALNKYMILPNDNDIVCTCGTCKAAGNTNTDAAPAVFTFLNKLAKDNRNLSFFTAAYITVKNIPRFKAESNTGIFYSTIDIQKGIAIENSKYFKEFQEDIVKWRKYVNNVYIWDYTVNFDNYFDIYPIIKVTQQNLKLYNKLGVNGVFLHGSEYDYSTFQELKATLFAKLLWNPNINVDQEINDYFHTRFSTKLADVLTNYYTFIENSFYTNKKELSIYSGINKTVKKYLDPKVFFEFYNEFDTHTQQNKFDKDYLKIATGLTFLKLEIMRDYGFGSYGFGTLNEDNEIIVKNEAAVLLDHLSAYSKAATLKTYNERNYKIDDYINSWRKTIFKYHKRKHYFYKKDFEVISKLDEDYQNTKILNDGAFGLKDYNTNWHISSIDNLVLKIKKEDISKSKKITFSFLQDIKHKIYYPSSIEILDADFKIIKRIKLKTDTTILDTKEVSIDLPSEFDNKQLSDSFIIKVIKPIIAGKNALACDEIIFN